In the Chthonomonadales bacterium genome, ACTTTCGGCACCTGCGACGCGGGCGACGTGGCGCGCCAGGTGCGGGAGACCGTGGCGGCGACGAACGGCCGGGGCATGATCGCGGCCCCTGGCTGCGCGGTCCCGACGCCGCCCGAGTCGTCCGACGCCTGCCTGCGCGCGTTCGCCCTGGGCGTTGGGGCCTGATCGGGGAGCCCGGCGGCGAGCCGCGGGAGGACTGGATTGCCAACGAACATCTCGGCCGACGTGCAGGCGGCGATGCCGCTCATCATCCTCTGGGCGGCGGCATCGCTCATTCTGCTGGGCGACGCGTGGGTGTGGCCCCGGCATCGCGACCTGAACGTGCTCGTTGCGATCGTCGGCTTCCTCGCCGCGCTGTCCGTTGTCGTCCAGCGGATGGGCCTGGGCATCACCACGGCTTTCGGCAAGATGCTCTCGGTGGATCCGCTCGGCGATACCGCCACGGTCGCGCTGCTGCTGACGGGGTTCCTGGCGGCGCTACTCGCCTGGACGTACCTGAAAAACCGGGGCATCGACCATGGCGAGTACTACGCGCTGCTGCTCTTCTCCGTGTCCGGCGCGGTGCTCATGGCCTCGGCCGGCGACCTGATCGTTGTCTTCCTGGGGCTGGAGGTGATGTCGTTCGGCCTATACGTGCTGGCCGGCTTCGCGCGCACGGAGGCGCGATCCCAGGAGGCGTCGCTGAAGTACTTCCTGCTCGGGGCCTTCGCGTCGGCCTTCCTCCTCTACGGGATCGCGCTGGTGTACGGCGGTACGCAGTCGACGGACCTCGAGCAGGTGCGTGCCGTCCTCTCGCGGACGGCCGGGCACCCGCCGATGATCCTGGCGGGCGTGGCCCTCATCCTTGTCGGCCTCGGGTTCAAGGCAGCGCTCGTCCCATTCCACCAGTGGACGCCGGATGTCTACGAGGGGGCCCCAACATCGGCCACCGCGTTCATGGCCGTCGCCGCGAAGATCGGCGCGTTCGTCGCCATCCTCCGGGTCTTCGACAGCCTGGTGGCCTTGCAGGGGTCATGGCTTCCCGCGGTGCAGGCGCTCGCCGTGCTGAGCATGGTGTTTGGCAATCTGCTCGCGGTCGCCCAGACGAACGTGAAGCGCATGCTGGCGTACTCGAGCATCGCCCACGCGGGCTACCTGCTCGTCGCGGTCGCCGCGGCGGCTCACGGCGCCAGCGGCTTCAGCGGCAGCGAGGCACGCTCACTGGCCATGAACGGCGCCATGTTCTATCTGTACGCCTACGCGTTCATGACGCTGGGCGCCTTCGGTGTGCTGGTCTACCTGACGGGGCGCGGGAGGGATATCCAGCGGATCGAGGACCTGAGGGGCCTCGCCCGCCGCGACGGCCTCGCGGCCTACGGCATGCTTTTCTTCATGTTGTCGCTGGGCGGCATACCGCCGACGATGGGCTTCATGGGCAAGTGGATGATCTTCAACGCCGCGCTTCACGCAGGCGAGGTGGCGCTTGCGGTGGTCATGGCGCTGACGAGCGTGATCGCGGTCTACTACTACCTGCGGATCGTCTGGGTGATGTGCTTTGAGGAGCCGGTCGGTGAACCCCTGGCGGAGCCGATCTCGCGGGCCGGGGCCTGGGCGTCGGTGATGGTCTCGGCGGTCGCCACGCTGCTATTCGGCGTCGTGCCGGGGCTGTTCACATCGCTGCTCGCGGGCGTTCGCTAGAGGGCAGCGGCCGACGCTCAGTACTCGGGGACGGACGGGTCTATCTCTCGCGACCACGCCAGGATGCCGCCCTCGAGGTTGCGCAGTTTGCGGAAGCCGCGCTCTCGCAGGAGGTTGAGGGCGTCCATCGACCGCACTCCGGACCGGCACTGGAGGATCACCTCCTGCTCCGGATCGAGCTCGGCCGCGCGCTTGGCGACCTGGCCGAGCGGGATCAGGCGCGTGTGGGGGATGCGCGCCATCTCCCACTCGTAAGGCTCGCGAACGTCGACCACCTGGGGCCGCTCGCCGCGGTCAAAGCGCTCCTTGAGCTCCCGAACGCTCATCTGCGCGTCGCGATCCTCCGGAGCTTCCGCGGCCACTGCGGGTACCCCACAGAACTGCTGGTAGTCGATAAGCTCGCGGATGCTCGGGTTCTCGCCGCAGATGGGGCAGTCCGCCGCCTTGCGCAGCTTGAGCTCGCGCCAGCGCATCTTGAGCGCGTCGAACAGCAGCAGCCTTCCGATCAGCGGCTCGCCGATGCCCAGCAGAAGCTTGACCGTCTCGGTGGCCTGGATCATTCCGATGCAGCCCGGGAGGATGCCAAGGACGCCTCCCTCGGCGCAGGAGGGCACCAGGCCGGGGGGCGGCGGCTCGGGGTAGAGGCAGCGGTAGCACGGGCCGCGCTCCGCCCAGAAGACCGAGGCCTGGCCCTCGAACCGGAAGATGGAGCCGTATACGTTCGGCTTGCCGAGCAGGACGCACGCATCGTTCACCAAATAGCGCGTGGGGAAGTTGTCGGTGCCATCGACCACCGCGTCGTAGTCGCGCAGGATGTCCAGCGCGTTGCTCGAGGTGAATTGCGTCTCGTAGCCCTCAACGCGCACGTTCGGGTTAATGCTCATCAGCGTGTCGGTCGCCGAGCGCAGCTTGGGTCGGCCGATGTCCTCCGTGCCGTGGAGGATCTGTCGCTGGAGGTTCGTGGCGTCCACGACATCGAAGTCCACGATCCCGATCGTGCCCACGCCCGCCGCGGCCAGGTACATGGCGAGCGGCGAGCCCAGCCCTCCAGCCCCGACGCAGAGCACCCGCGCGCCCTTCAGCCGGCGCTGGCCCTCCATGCCCACCTCGGGCATGATCAGGTGGCGGCTGTAGCGCGTGATTTCCTCCGGCGTGAGCCGGGTGTCGGCACGAGCGGCATGGTCCGCCACGCCAACCCCGCCCGCGATGGAGGGAACCACGGTGACCTCGTCGCCGTCGCGAACCGCCGTGTCGAGACCCTGGAGGTGCCGAACGTCCTCGGTGCCGACGTAGACGTTCACGAAGGCGCGCAGCGCCCCGTCGGGACCGAGCAGGTGCTTGCCGAGGTCCGGGTACATGGAGACCACGCTCTGGAGTGCCTGCCGGACCGTGCCGGCCTCCAGTGCGAACTCGTCGCCGCCGCCTGCGTACTGACGCAGCGCGGTCGGGATCAGCAGCCTAACGGCCATGCGTCGCCTCCCGTGGTTGCCCCGCCGCCTCCGCGGCCCGGCGGTCGTCCGCCTCCTCGATCACCACTGCCTCCGCGTCAAAGGCGGAGCGGTCCACACGCAGCGTCCAGCACGTCGCGTCGCGTGCCTCGCCGCGCTCCACCGCAACGATGATGTAGCTGTACCACGGCCAGGCCCACTCGCGGTCGTACTCGCTGGGTCGCGCTGGATGGTCCGGGTGCGAATGATAGACGCCGAGCAGGCGCTCGCCTTCGGCCCGCGCCCCGCGCTCGATGGCGGCCCACTCGGCCGGCCCGATGCGGTAGCGGCGCTCGTGGCCCTCCTCGTGCACGTTCGGCATGGGGTGCAGGCGGCTCACACGCTTGGATCTGGCGCCCGGGTCGCCGATGAGCACTCCGCAGCACTCGTGCGGGTAGGCGCGCCGCGCGTGGTCGCGAATGGCTTCCATGTGGCGCTCAGATAACCGGATCGCCACGGTTTTCCTCCCAGAACCGGTCCGATAGGTACCGGTCACCGTTATCGCAGAACATCACCACGATCACGCCCTCATCCAGGCCCTCCGCCACGCGGAGGGCTGCCGCGAGCCCCGCGCCGCTGGAGATGCCGACCAGCAACCCCTCCTCGCGCGCGATGCGGCGTGTCATCGCGTGTGCCTCTTCCGTGCCGACTCGCAGGTCCTCGTCGGCGAGCGCCGCGTCGTAGATGCCGGGCACCATCGCCGTCGCCATGTGCTTCAGCCCCTCGATTCCGTGGAAGGGGGAGTCCGGCTGAAAGGCGATCAGCCGCACGCGCGGCGCGCGCTCGCGCAGGAAGCGGCCCACGCCCATCATCGTGCCGCTGGTGCCCAGGCCGGCCACGAAGTGCGTGAGCTCGGCGCCGGTCTGCTCCCATATCTCTGGCCCGGTGGTTTCAAAATGGGCGCGCCAGTTGGCCGGATTGCTGTACTGGTCGGGGTAGAAGTAGCGCTCGGGGGCCTCGGCGTAGATCTCGCGCGCCCGCAGGATGGCGCCATCGGAGCTCAGACGCGGGTCCGTGAGCACCAGGTCGGCGTCGTATGCGCGCAGCATCCGCTTCCGCTCCTCGCTTGCGTTGAGCGGCAGGCAGATGCGAACGCGGTAGCCGAGCGCGGCCCCGATCATCGCGTAGGCGACGCCGGTGTTCCCCGAGGTGGCGTCGAGGATCGTGCGGTCCGGCGTGAGCGCACCAGAGCGCTCCCCGTCGCGGACCATGGCGAGCGCGGGCCGGTCCTTGACGGAGCCGCCCGGGTTCTGCCACTCGGCCTTGGCCAGGATTCGCACGCGAGGGTTGCCGGGCACGATCCGGCGGATCGGGACCAGATCCGTGCTGCCGATGAGGTCGATCACCGATTCGGGCGCGACCCTTCGCGGGGCGAGCATCATTCCTCAGGTGTCCTGCGGCCCTGGCGTCGCCGCGGCGCCAGCATATACCTGACCTGAACTATAGCATATATCAGACACTCAGCTCAAGGCTCAGGCGCCCTCCGAAGCCCCGGCCTCCGATACGGTGATCCTCTCAATGCGATCCCCCTCGCGGAGTTGCTCGACGACGTCGAGGCCCTCACTCACCTTGCCGAAGGCGGCGTAGCCCAGGCCATCCTGCGCGTTCTCCCGGTCGAGGAACGGAGCGGGCGCCAGCGTTATGTAGAACTGCGACGAGGCGGAATCGGGCTGCGACGTGCGCGCCATCGCCACGGTGCCGGCGCTGTCGTGCTTGTAACGGGAGGTCGTCTCCAGCTTGATCGTCCTGCCGGAGCCGCCAGACCCGTTGCCTGCAGGGTCTCCGCCCTGGATCACAAAGCCCGCTACGTACCGGTGGAAGCGCAGGCCGTCGTAGAACCCCTGGCGCGCCAGATCGAGGAAGTTGCCCGCCGTGACCGGCGCGCCCTCAACGTCGAGCACCATCCGAACGAGGCCCTTGCTCGTCTCTACCACGACCGTCTGATCCGGCATGAATTGACCTTTCCTGGGCCGTGAGACCCCTCATTCGTCGATGGGCTCGACCGCGACCGGGCGCGCCCGGCGGCCCGCACCGGGCGTGCCCGCGCGCGGATGGTAGATCCGCAGAAGGAGCGGCTCACGGTGCGGACTGCGAAGGCAGAGGGTCCCGGCGCCGAGCGTCTCCGCGACGGCGACCGCGTCCCGGACGGACTTCGGGTTGCACTTGCCAATTCGGCAGCGCCGCTCGTCGCGGTCGTATGAGCGACAACGCCAGCATGGCGTGTGGGATCCTCGAATATCGGCACTCACGGTTCGGCCTGCTGCTACGAACGAGCCCGCCGGGCACGGTACGGCGCACCGCCGAGGGCGGCTCTCGACACGGGCTCTCGGTCTAGCGCACCTCCTCCGGGTAGGCTGGTCGCGGGACGATGCTGAACAAGCGCTCGCCGAAAACCGGCGCCACGTGCGCGGAGTTCTCGCGGAAATCCTCGTCGATGTGGAACGAGAACGCCTCGGTCCAGCGGCAGAACTTCTTGAGCTGCGCCACCTCGGCCGGGGACTCGGGGATCAGGCGCAGCACGAGGCTGACCCGACGCCCCTGATCATCGAGGACCATCGGCTCGCCCGGGTACATGCCCTCGATCTGTGCTCTCATCCCTGTTGCTCCTCCTCCGGCGCGGGCCGTCCGGCCCTCTCAGGCACGGCCGAGCGGGTCCGCGTAGATCCCCGGCTCGCTGCCCGAGATCACGATCGCGCCGCAGACGCGCGCGTAGAAGTCCGTGGGGCCGGCTCCCCCGATGATCCCGTAGGCGTAGCCCATGTGACGAAGGCCCCACAGGCACGCCAGCAGCAAGGCCCGCCCGACCCCGCGCCCCCGCTGATCCTCCGCAACGCCCGTCGGTCCGAAGAACGCCCGGCATGTGCACTCGTACGCGCCGAACCCGATGACCTTACCCTCGGCGATCGCTAGGAACAAGGTAACGGGCTTGTTGGCGAAGCCGACGGAGACCTCGTCGGCCCAGCCCTTCCCGAACCTCTGCTCCACGAACGCGCGCACGGGGCCGATCTCGTGCGGAAGCGGGCGACGCACGATGACGCCGGCAAGTCGGAGGTCGCGCAACGCGGGCTCGACCGGCGGGAGGTTAAGCAGGTTGACCAGCATGTCCGGCATCCGGGCACCTTTCCTTCGTTACGGCGAATCGAACGTGATCGTCACCGGCGCGCGGCCGGCGCCGTACGGAGCTCCACCGACGGACGCGGGCCGAAGCGGCACCGGCCCGCCGCCACGCACCCGAACACAAGCCGTGAACGCGAGGCGATCGGCGGCAGCGAGCCGCGGACCAGGGCGGAGGCGCCGTTTCGCGCAACGTCGACGGGGATGGGCAGGCGAACCGCCGACTTGCCCGCGCGCGCCTCCAGGTAGACGCCACCGGCTTTCGCCGATCTTCGTGGGGCCACCCACTTCGCCATGCCGTTGTTGCCGAGCACGGCGCGCACCGCGATCGGCTGGCCGGCACGGACGATCACTGTCCCGCCTCTCACCACGCTGTGCCACCGCCCATCGGCGCCGAGCACCTCCAGGCTCTCGTACTCGGCGTCGAGGTACTTGGGAGGGTTGTGCCCGTTGTAGCGCGTGTTGCCGACGGCCAGCAACGGTGTGTTCGTCGAGTCGGTGCCCTCTCCGGCGGCGCGCAGGCCAGGGAACCGGCCCTGGCCGATCAGCTTCCAGAAGCGCTCCTGGGTCGCCGCGTAGATGCCCTGCAGGCCGTCCGGGTGCGCATCGCGGTCGACCGCGATCCACCCATCGGGACGTCGGAGCTTACGCGCGGGTGTGAATCGCTTCGATGCGGCGGCGATGATGCGCGTCGTCCCCCGCCAGGTCCCGTCGGGATCGATGATGCCGAAGTCGCTGTTCTCACCGAACCGAAAGCCGCCCGGGTACCACCAGCAGACCGTGCCGGCGGACCCGCTGCGCTCCGCCATCTCGTAGAACGCGCGGTAGTAGCGCTCGGTGAAAGCGATGCTAGCCGGCGCGTAGAAGCGGCGCTCGAACGCGTCCGCGAACCCGAGGCCCGGCGGCACCGGTCCGGCGCTCGCCGGGCTCCAGATCGTGTAGCCGAACTCGGCCCATAGCACGGGGTGGCCGGGAGCCGTCATTCGCGTGTAGGCGGCCGTGAACCAACCCGGCCGCACCTGCGCCCATTCGCCGATGCGGCCGTAACCCTCGGGGCTCATGAAGCTCATGCTGCGCGCCAACGACCGGAAATCGTAGGGCATGCTGGCCGGATTGGCAGTCGGGTCGCCGCC is a window encoding:
- a CDS encoding NADH-quinone oxidoreductase subunit N, encoding MPTNISADVQAAMPLIILWAAASLILLGDAWVWPRHRDLNVLVAIVGFLAALSVVVQRMGLGITTAFGKMLSVDPLGDTATVALLLTGFLAALLAWTYLKNRGIDHGEYYALLLFSVSGAVLMASAGDLIVVFLGLEVMSFGLYVLAGFARTEARSQEASLKYFLLGAFASAFLLYGIALVYGGTQSTDLEQVRAVLSRTAGHPPMILAGVALILVGLGFKAALVPFHQWTPDVYEGAPTSATAFMAVAAKIGAFVAILRVFDSLVALQGSWLPAVQALAVLSMVFGNLLAVAQTNVKRMLAYSSIAHAGYLLVAVAAAAHGASGFSGSEARSLAMNGAMFYLYAYAFMTLGAFGVLVYLTGRGRDIQRIEDLRGLARRDGLAAYGMLFFMLSLGGIPPTMGFMGKWMIFNAALHAGEVALAVVMALTSVIAVYYYLRIVWVMCFEEPVGEPLAEPISRAGAWASVMVSAVATLLFGVVPGLFTSLLAGVR
- the moeB gene encoding molybdopterin-synthase adenylyltransferase MoeB, producing MAVRLLIPTALRQYAGGGDEFALEAGTVRQALQSVVSMYPDLGKHLLGPDGALRAFVNVYVGTEDVRHLQGLDTAVRDGDEVTVVPSIAGGVGVADHAARADTRLTPEEITRYSRHLIMPEVGMEGQRRLKGARVLCVGAGGLGSPLAMYLAAAGVGTIGIVDFDVVDATNLQRQILHGTEDIGRPKLRSATDTLMSINPNVRVEGYETQFTSSNALDILRDYDAVVDGTDNFPTRYLVNDACVLLGKPNVYGSIFRFEGQASVFWAERGPCYRCLYPEPPPPGLVPSCAEGGVLGILPGCIGMIQATETVKLLLGIGEPLIGRLLLFDALKMRWRELKLRKAADCPICGENPSIRELIDYQQFCGVPAVAAEAPEDRDAQMSVRELKERFDRGERPQVVDVREPYEWEMARIPHTRLIPLGQVAKRAAELDPEQEVILQCRSGVRSMDALNLLRERGFRKLRNLEGGILAWSREIDPSVPEY
- a CDS encoding M67 family metallopeptidase; the protein is MEAIRDHARRAYPHECCGVLIGDPGARSKRVSRLHPMPNVHEEGHERRYRIGPAEWAAIERGARAEGERLLGVYHSHPDHPARPSEYDREWAWPWYSYIIVAVERGEARDATCWTLRVDRSAFDAEAVVIEEADDRRAAEAAGQPREATHGR
- a CDS encoding cysteine synthase family protein codes for the protein MMLAPRRVAPESVIDLIGSTDLVPIRRIVPGNPRVRILAKAEWQNPGGSVKDRPALAMVRDGERSGALTPDRTILDATSGNTGVAYAMIGAALGYRVRICLPLNASEERKRMLRAYDADLVLTDPRLSSDGAILRAREIYAEAPERYFYPDQYSNPANWRAHFETTGPEIWEQTGAELTHFVAGLGTSGTMMGVGRFLRERAPRVRLIAFQPDSPFHGIEGLKHMATAMVPGIYDAALADEDLRVGTEEAHAMTRRIAREEGLLVGISSGAGLAAALRVAEGLDEGVIVVMFCDNGDRYLSDRFWEENRGDPVI
- a CDS encoding peptidylprolyl isomerase, yielding MPDQTVVVETSKGLVRMVLDVEGAPVTAGNFLDLARQGFYDGLRFHRYVAGFVIQGGDPAGNGSGGSGRTIKLETTSRYKHDSAGTVAMARTSQPDSASSQFYITLAPAPFLDRENAQDGLGYAAFGKVSEGLDVVEQLREGDRIERITVSEAGASEGA
- a CDS encoding GNAT family N-acetyltransferase; the protein is MPDMLVNLLNLPPVEPALRDLRLAGVIVRRPLPHEIGPVRAFVEQRFGKGWADEVSVGFANKPVTLFLAIAEGKVIGFGAYECTCRAFFGPTGVAEDQRGRGVGRALLLACLWGLRHMGYAYGIIGGAGPTDFYARVCGAIVISGSEPGIYADPLGRA